A stretch of the Candidatus Curtissbacteria bacterium genome encodes the following:
- the nusA gene encoding transcription termination factor NusA: protein MAIQARTEFASALNQVCSERGVEPEVVIDSIKQAILAAYRKDYSDPEGIDVELDSNTGEVALKKGKKDVTPAGFGRIAAQTAKQVILQRIREAEKNAIMEEYSAKIDTVVSGIIQRISGPIITVNLGKAEGIMPPPEQSHSEHYLVNQRLKFYVVGIKEGPRGEEIIVSRSAPGLLAALFKQEVPEISSASVEIKAIAREGGSRSKIAVASSQMGVDPVGSCVGQKGVRVQAVMNELGDEKIDIIAYQEDPAEFIKAALSPAKELQVTVNEEEKTAVVTAPDDQLSLAIGREGQNVRLAAKLTGYKIDIQGKSGSPREVEAKEKAAQEEAKKALGVTEPKKPKEAEKSMDQRETKAPKEAGTEETTSAAAEPAAQPAPPGDDKAQPEPKTSDESETSEDSENQKTSGSDKSAKSESETADESDNTEKSDKSDIPTNGNTESQDPDEDDGQKPA from the coding sequence ATGGCTATTCAAGCACGAACAGAATTTGCAAGCGCACTAAATCAGGTTTGCTCCGAACGCGGAGTAGAACCTGAAGTGGTTATCGATTCAATAAAACAGGCGATTTTAGCAGCCTACCGCAAAGACTACAGTGACCCCGAAGGAATAGACGTCGAACTCGACTCAAATACGGGTGAAGTTGCCCTAAAAAAAGGCAAAAAAGACGTAACCCCCGCCGGTTTTGGAAGAATTGCCGCCCAAACGGCAAAACAAGTTATCCTGCAGCGAATAAGAGAAGCAGAAAAAAACGCCATTATGGAGGAATATTCGGCAAAAATCGACACAGTCGTTTCCGGAATAATTCAGAGAATTTCTGGCCCGATTATTACCGTAAATCTTGGCAAAGCCGAAGGGATTATGCCTCCACCCGAACAATCTCATAGCGAACACTATTTGGTAAACCAAAGGCTAAAGTTCTACGTAGTTGGCATAAAAGAAGGCCCACGAGGCGAAGAAATAATTGTTTCCAGAAGCGCTCCAGGTCTACTGGCTGCTCTTTTTAAGCAGGAAGTTCCCGAAATTTCTTCCGCCAGCGTCGAAATTAAAGCAATCGCCAGAGAAGGCGGATCTAGGTCTAAAATCGCAGTCGCATCAAGCCAAATGGGTGTCGATCCAGTTGGTTCTTGCGTAGGCCAAAAAGGCGTCAGGGTCCAAGCTGTTATGAACGAGTTAGGCGACGAAAAAATAGATATCATCGCGTATCAAGAGGACCCTGCAGAATTTATTAAAGCCGCTCTTTCACCCGCAAAAGAGCTTCAGGTAACCGTAAATGAAGAAGAAAAGACCGCAGTAGTTACAGCACCAGACGATCAATTGTCTTTGGCAATCGGAAGAGAAGGCCAAAACGTAAGACTAGCCGCGAAGTTGACCGGTTACAAAATAGACATTCAAGGTAAAAGTGGTTCGCCGCGAGAGGTAGAAGCAAAAGAAAAGGCAGCTCAAGAAGAAGCGAAAAAAGCTTTGGGGGTAACTGAGCCAAAAAAGCCAAAAGAGGCAGAAAAGTCAATGGACCAAAGGGAAACAAAAGCACCCAAAGAAGCAGGGACAGAAGAAACTACAAGCGCGGCCGCAGAACCAGCAGCTCAACCGGCACCTCCAGGCGACGATAAAGCTCAGCCAGAACCAAAAACATCAGATGAATCAGAAACCTCGGAAGATTCAGAGAATCAGAAAACCAGCGGATCAGATAAATCAGCAAAATCAGAGAGCGAGACTGCCGATGAGTCGGACAATACAGAGAA
- a CDS encoding DUF378 domain-containing protein — MNWGLVGLLDINLVETVLGAMPSLVRIVYILVGVSAVYVGVTMMPKK, encoded by the coding sequence GTGAACTGGGGTTTAGTTGGACTTTTGGACATAAACCTAGTTGAAACAGTATTAGGTGCCATGCCTTCATTAGTAAGAATTGTTTACATATTAGTTGGTGTATCAGCGGTATACGTTGGTGTTACCATGATGCCTAAAAAGTAA